From Cytophagia bacterium CHB2, one genomic window encodes:
- a CDS encoding DUF1801 domain-containing protein, giving the protein MASKKAQPANIVEYIDAAPKETQKKLREMLACIRKAAPGAEEGLKWGMPAFSYRRILVTFKAFKHHIGFYPTPSAVKAFAKELSRFKTASASIQFPLDKPLPLALIRKITAFRVKESLKEDAKWRT; this is encoded by the coding sequence ATGGCTTCAAAAAAAGCACAACCGGCAAACATTGTCGAATACATTGATGCCGCGCCCAAAGAGACGCAGAAGAAACTACGTGAGATGCTGGCGTGTATTCGCAAAGCCGCACCCGGCGCGGAGGAAGGCTTGAAGTGGGGAATGCCAGCTTTCTCTTATCGAAGAATACTGGTCACCTTCAAAGCTTTCAAGCATCATATCGGCTTCTATCCCACGCCCTCTGCGGTGAAAGCCTTTGCGAAAGAGCTCTCGAGATTTAAAACGGCCAGCGCCTCGATCCAATTCCCGCTGGACAAGCCGCTGCCCCTCGCTCTCATCCGCAAGATCACCGCGTTTCGCGTGAAAGAAAGTCTCAAGGAAGATGCGAAATGGCGAACATGA